Below is a window of Staphylococcus succinus DNA.
ATAACTTGAGTCTGGTTCTACTAATCCTGGGAATTTACCGTTATCCCAATTGAATTTACCGCTATCAACAATTACGCCCCCAATCGACGTGCCATGCCCTCCAATAAATTTAGTTGCGGAATGAATAATAATATCTGCTCCATATTCAAAAGGACGTAATAAATAAGGCGTAGGGAAGGTGTTGTCTACAATAAGGGGGATATCATGGTCATGTGCAACTTTTGCTACAGCTTCAATATCTAACACATCAATACGTGGATTACCAATTGTCTCTGCATAGACAACTTTTGTCTTATCAGTAATTGCATGTGCAAAATTTTCAGGGTTACTAGGATCTACGAATGTAACTTTGATACCTAGTTTTTTAAACGTTACATTTAGTAAATTGTATGTACCTCCATATAAATTAGAAGAAGCGACAATTTCATCACCAGATTCTACAATATTTAAAAGTGCAAGATGGATAGCTGCTTGACCTGATGAAGTGGCTAAAGCGCCAACACCACCTTCTAAAGCCGCAATACGTTCCTCAAAAACGTTTTGAGTAGGATTCATAATTCTAGTATAAATATTGCCTTCTTCTGCAAGCGAAAATAATTTTTGTGCATGATCTGTACTATCGAACACGTAACTGGAAGTTTGATAAATAGGGACTGCACGTGCTTTTGAAAAGTCATCTACCTCTTGTCCTCCGTGAATAGATAACGTATCTAAATGCCAAGATTTTTGAGTCATAAAACAAATCCTCCTATAAGATTGAATTTTCTGATAATTACAACTATACAAGAGCTTAAATGCTATTTCAAGTTTTCTTACTAAAAAGCTAGGAATTGTAAAAGGCATTTTACAATATTTTAAAAATAATATTTGCAAAACATGGAATAATTAATTATAATTCTTATCAGTATAGTAGGGAATAGAAAAAGGAATAACTGCATGTATGGAGGACTATGATGATTGGGTATGATTTAATAGGCAATACACCGCTTGTATTATTAACATCTTTTAGTAATGAGGATGTACAAATCTATGCTAAATTAGAACAATTTAATCCTGGCGGGAGTGTTAAAGATAGATTGGGTAAGTTTGTAATAGAGCGCGCATTGGAGAAGAAGTTAATAAACAAAGGTGATACTATTGTAGAAGCTTCAGCAGGTAATACGGGTATTGGATTAGCGATTTCAGGTAATCATTTTGGCATCCATACAGTTATTTTTGTGCCTGGAGGTTTCTCAGAAGAAAAGATATCTATTATGCAAGCCTTAGGTGCTGAAATTAAAAGAACTGATAAAGCATTGGGCATGAAAGGGGCTCAAAATGCAGCCAAACAATATGAAGCAGATACTGGAGCACTATATATAAATCAATTTGAAAATGAAGATAACCCTAGAACTTATGCGCATACTTTAGCAAAAGAAATTACATTAGAGTTACCTGAAATAGATTACTTTGTTGCTGGTGTCGGCTCAGGAGGTACATTTTCTGGGGTTGCTCAATATTTGGCATCATTTGATGTCGAGAGTGTCATTGTAGAACCTGAAGGTTCAATATTAAGCGGAGGTAAACAGCATCCACATGATATTGAAGGTATCGGATCGGAACAATGGCCACGGTTTTTACCTCGTTCATTGGTAAGTGATATTGTGAAAGTAAGTGACAAAGAAGCTTTCAATAATGTAAAGCAATTGGCTAAAAAAGAAGGCTTATTTGTTGGTAGTTCTTCAGGGGCTGCGTTACAAGGGGCGCTAGAAGTAAAGAAACACATCAATAAAGGTGTCATCGTAATAATATTCCCAGATGGTAGTGATCGTTACATGTCTAAACAAATATTTGATTATAAGGAGAATTTATAATGAATAAAAAACACAATTAATTCACGGCGGATTAACGACAGATCCTTACACAGGCGCGGTAACAACACCGATTTATCAAACAAGTACGTATATCCAAGATGAGATTGGTGATTTAAGACAAGGCTACGAATATTCACGGTCAGCAAATCCGACACGCAGTGCTTTAGAGGGTGTTATTGCTGATTTAGAGCAAGCTCAGTATGGTTTTGCTTTTGGTTCTGGGATGGCCGCAATCACTGCAGTAATCATGTTATTAGATGAAGGCGACCATTTATTGTTAAATTCTGATGTCTACGGTGGGACTTATAGAGCATTAACAAAGGTCTTTACGCGTTACGGTATAGAGGTAGATTTTATTGATACTACACACATTGACCAAGTAGAGCAATATATTAAACCAGAAACAAAAATGTTATATATTGAAACACCTTCTAACCCTTTATTACGTGTTACAGACATTCAACAAACAGCGGAAATTGCTAAGAAATATGAGTTGATTTCTGTAGTGGATAATACATTTATGACGCCTTATTTTCAAAATCCATTAGTACTAGGCATTGATATTGTATTACATTCAGCTACGAAATATTTAGGAGGGCATAGTGATGTTGTCTCAGGATTAGTTGCTACAAGCGACAATAATTTAGCAGAGCGCATCGGCTTCATTCAAAATTCAACGGGTGGTGTCTTAGGACCCCAAGATAGTTACTTATTGATACGCGGTATTAAAACACTTGGTCTGCGTATGGAGCAAATACAACGTAATGCGTTTGCAATCATTGAAATGTTACAACAGCATCAAGCGGTAGAACAAGTATTCCATCCAAGTATTGAAACACACTTAAATCATGATATTCATCAAGCACAAGCGGAGGGACATACAGGTGTTATTGCTTTTGAGGTTTCTAATATAGCTAGTGCTAAGGCAGTTATCCGTGAATTACAATATTTTACGTTAGCTGAAAGTTTAGGAGCAGTAGAAAGCTTAGTCTCTGTCCCAGCCTTAATGACACATGCTTCTATTCCCAAAGACGTTCGTGAAAAAGAAGGTATTGCAGATGGTCTTATTCGTTTATCGGTAGGTATTGAAGATACTGAAGACTTAGTTGAAGATTTAAAACAATCTTTAGATAAATTAAATAAATAACACAAAGTTAGATGTTAATATAAAATAACCTAGGAAATTATTCCTAGGTTATTTTATATTTTAGTAATTTTTAATGATTGAATATATGAAAGGACTATATATAAAATAGTCTGTTTTTGAGAGTACTATGAAATAAAAATAAGGTCATTAAGCATATGACTTATAGGGTAATTAATACGTATATATAATTTGTTAACACACTTTAGTGTAGTGTTACATTTGGAAGGTATGAAAATTATTGCGAAGTAAGGGGTTAAAGAGATGATAGAAGTTCATAATATTAATAAGTCATTTGACAAAAAACATATACTTAAAGATATAAATGTTACTTTTGAAAAGGGGAAAATTGTCGGACTCATTGGACCCTCTGGCACAGGAAAAACGACACTCATACAATGTATATTGGGTATGGAAAAAACAGATACAGGTTGGGTAACAGTAAATGATAGAGAAATTCCAAATAGGAAAGTATTGAAAGATATTGGCTATATGGCACAAAGTGATGCTTTATATGAAGATTTAACAGGTAAGGAAAATTTGAAATTCTTCGCTGGAATCTATATTAAGAAACGTAAATATATTAAAGAACGTATTAAAAGTTGTAGTGAAATGGTACAACTTCAAGATGCGTTAAATCAAAAGGTATCTACATATTCTGGAGGCATGAAAAGACGACTGTCTTTAGCGATTAGCTTTTTACAGGACCCTAATATTTTAATTTTAGATGAGCCTACGGTCGGTATAGATCCCAAATTGAGACAAGCTGTATGGCAAGATTTAGAGGAGGCGAAACAAAGAAATAAGAGTATATTGGTAACGACGCATGTGCTAGATGAAGCTTCTCGCTGTGATAAATTATTACTAATGAATCACGGAAAAATTATTGCTTCAGGTTCGCCTGACGAATTAAAGCAGCAATATAATGCAAAGACAATTGAAGAAGTATTCTTGAAGATGGAGGATTAATTATGAAGTCATTACACATTGCGAAACGTATATTTAAACAAACGATTAGAGATATCAGAACGCTAATGCTGTTATTAGTTGCTCCAATACTTATTTTATCATTACTATATTATATATTTTCCGTTTCAGATAATACAAATGGCGTGAAAGTAGGCGTTCAAAATGTGCCACAAACGCTTGTAGCTGAATTACATAAACAAGATATTTCCACACAAAACTATACGAGCCATAAAAATATAGCTGATAAAATTAAAAAAGGGGAGCTTACAGGATTTATCTATCAAAAAGGTGGTAACTTGCATGTTACTTTAGCTAATGATAATCCAACAGAGTCAGGAACATTAGCTTCTACAAATCAAAAATGGGTCATTAGTCATAATATGGGACAAATGAAAGCTAATACAAATCAACTACAAAAGGCCTTAAGACAAGCTAACACTCCCGAAGTTATTCAAACAGATGCAGGTAATAATGATATGAGTAAAGAGCCTATGAATATAAAGACGCATTATTTATATGGTGATAAAGATTCGACATACTTCGATATGATCAATCCGATACTAATTGGTTTCTTTGTATTTTTCTTTACGTTTTTAATATCAGGAATCGGGTTATTAAAAGAAAGAACATCTGGTACTTTAGAAAGGTTACTGGCCTCACCCATTAAGCGTAGTCAAATTATTTTTGGCTACATCATGGGTTATGGTCTGTTTAGTATTATTCAAACTTTTGTGGTAGTAATGTTTGCTATTTATGTATTGAATATTGCTGTTCAAGGGCCGATTTGGTTGGTGTTAGTGACTACAATTTTAACTGCACTCGTAGCATTAACGTTCGGTATTTTATTATCTACCTTTGCATCATCAGAGTTTCAAATGATTCAATTTATTCCACTTGTCATTGTCCCTCAAGTGTTATTTGCTGGACTGATACCAATCGCATCTATGAATGTGGGATTACAATATTTTGCGCACCTTATGCCATTATTCTATACTGGACAAGCAATGCAAGATGTCATGATTAAAGGTTATGGTATAGAAGATGTTTATATGAACTTAGCGATATTATTCGGCATATTTGTTGTCCTATTAATTTTAAATATTTTTGGGATGAAACGATATAGAAAAGTATAGAAAGTTTAATTCAAGTCATTGTAATAAAAATTTTTATCATATTAATATAAGAGGCCTAATCAAATTATGAGATTTTGATTAGGCCTCTATATTTTATATGTTACTTTTAATTTTTGGAATACCTATGACATGCCCAAGTTGTTTTGGAATTTCAAACGGTTGTTGTTTGTCAAAGTAGCTTTTTATTTTTTCATATATTGCTTTTGGAAATGTTGTACTGCGACGAGTTTGGTTATCCACACACATCATAATGACTTCATAAGTCGCAATGCGTTCATTTTGTAAGTTATACATTGTAAGGAATAGATGGACTCTCTTTTGATCATAATCATAAATATATGGTTTGATATAAAATGCTTCATCGAGTAATAACTCTTTCAAAAAAGATATATGTGCTTCGACACTAAAAATAGTGACGGCTTGATTTTGTCTATATGATACTGTGAAATCTATTGAATCGAAAAAGCCAACGACTGCATCACTGAAAACTGAATAATATTGTGCGTCATGCATATGATTGTTATGATCTATCCAAGATTGTTGCACAGTGTTCTTATAAATATATAGTTCAGTCATAAGATCACTCCTATAAAAATTTTACTGTTAATATCTATTATTTATTGTACCAATAATAAAAATAAGAAGTTAGCAATTTGTTTTATTATAAATAAAAAATAGCGCAATTTAAAAGTGGGTGGTGTACCAATTCTGTTATATATAAGTAAAGTAGTGCTTTGTGTATGTAAATGAAAATATAATTAAAGAGATAGTGTTACGATAGAACTGTACTATAATACATAGGAAGGGGTTCTGTGTGATGTTTTTGATATCATTGATAGTGTTTTTTATATCTTTAGTCTTACTTATTTATTCAATTGCCTTATTAATGGGGAAAGATGGATCATTATTTAGTTTATTTACGAAAAAAGAAAATGCATTAAGCAAAGGACAGAAATTATTAATTTATATTGCAACAATTGTATTATTATTAATTAGTGTGATAGGGCTACTTAGTACATTATAATATTTGGTGTTTAATGAAGCGTAAGAAACGAGGCATATAGATAAGAGGGTCATCAGTTCAGTCTGATGACCCTCTTACTTTTGGAATTCTATCCCAGAAGATTTAATATTTTCTTAAAAAGTCTAAGTCTCGATCAAAAATTTGTTTTAAAACATAACTTTGTAAAGTTGTTAAAATTTTCTCGATAACTTGTGTCTTATTAGACAAGATACGAATCGTGAAACCGTGAGTAGGTAATTGTGTAATACCAAATCTGCAATCATATTCTTGCTGAAAATGCTTGATTTGGTCATAAACATTATCGATGAATTTCTGATTCACTTGAGGATGTATGAAATAACAAGATCCAAGGTGTGTATAGTTTTCCATATAGCCAATATCATTAACATTGTTCTTTTTTGGATCGAGTAGCATATTATCAAAAACAACAAGGGTATCATCAACATAAACTTCATTTAGTAAATGCATATACGTATAGCTAAATGTTTTATCCTCTTTAGAATAACCTGGGGTTAAGATATCAGTATAAAATAGTGCAGCATTTTGACTTAAGTTGAAAGTATTGTGTTGATAGAATTTTGCGTTTTCAAAAGCGATAATCGGATCTCCGACATATTCTGCATAGCCGTTATCTTTAATATTAAATGTTTGATATTGTTCCACGTGATCTTTTAGTGTTTTATAAATCTTAGTAGCCCCTTGTGATGTTAAAATAACTTTAGCATTTGAATCTATATTAAAATTCATTTTATAACGATCACCATCTAAGTAGCCACCTCCGACATTGACGATATAAAATGTTGGAATATTAGAACCATTTAAATAAACAGGGCGCATCACTTTTAATGCTTTTTCAAAAAAGATATCTCTTGCCACAGATTTTTTTCCGTTATTAAAAACAGATAAATCTAATTGGCCAGTCCATATTTTCTTGGATTGAGCCATTAAGCTAATCCTTTAAGCAATACATCTTGATCAATCCATTGTAGAACGTCATCTAAACCTTCATCTGTTTTCAGATTGGTAAAAGTAAATGGACGATGCGCACGGAATATTTGTGTATCTTCCGCCATGCGTTCTAAAGAAGCGCCAACATACGGGGCTAAATCTGTCTTATTGATGATGAAGTAGTCAGATTTAATCATCCCTTGTCCGCCTTTACGAGGTATTTTCTCCCCTTGAGCAACATCAATAATATAAATTGAAAAGTCAACAAGCTCTGGACTAAATGTAGCAGCGAGGTTATCTCCACCAGATTCAATAAAAATAAGTTCTATATCGTCATTACGCTCTATTAATTCATCGATTGCAGCAAAGTTCATTGATGCGTCTTCACGGATAGCTGTATGAGGACAACCTCCAGTTTCTACACCAATAATTCTATCTTCTGGTAATACGCCTGAGTTAACCAATATTTTTTCGTCTTCTTTTGTATAGATATCATTAGTGATAACACCAATGCTCATATCTTTCGATAATCGTTTAACAATTTTTTCAATAAGTTGGGTTTTTCCAGCACCAACTGGGCCACCAATACCAATTTTAATGGCTTCTGACATAATTTAGTCCTCCTAAGATATAAATATTCTTACATTTACGTTTTCATGTTCCATTTGATTTATTTCGAGGCCTGGTGCAGTAATACCAAGTTGTGATTCATCTAAAGTGAGTATATGTGCTCTCGTTTCTTTCATTTTAGGAATCATTTGATGGACGATACGTTGTCCAGCAGTCTGGCCTAAAGGAATTGCCCGTACAGCATTTTGAGTGAGGCTAGAAATATTCTGATAAAGATAATAATCAATAATCGTTTCTATATCTAATTCCAGAAAATGACCAAGCATCGTAAAACAAATCGCAGGATGCAAATGTGCCTTTTTCTCTTTCATTTGTGTGTAATACCACATCAACCATTCACTGTCATAAAGTTCTTGAGCGAGTTTAACCATACGATTTCCCATTTGTTTAGAACCTTGTCTTGTTTCTTTAGGTAAACTTTGTACAAAGAGGAGTTGATCTAATCGTAAAATAGCTGCTTCATCCTGATGATTCAGTGCATCATAGACTAGACGCATTGTTAAGCCATCTGCATATGTTAATTGCTCATTTAGAAACAGTGTAAGCCATTGTTGGAAGCTTGCTTCATCGTGAACAGTGCGGCGTTGAATATAGGTTTCAAGGCCGAACGAATGACTGAATGCACCTGTCGGAACTTGTGAATCACAAAATTGGAACAGG
It encodes the following:
- a CDS encoding urease accessory protein UreD — translated: MAQSKKIWTGQLDLSVFNNGKKSVARDIFFEKALKVMRPVYLNGSNIPTFYIVNVGGGYLDGDRYKMNFNIDSNAKVILTSQGATKIYKTLKDHVEQYQTFNIKDNGYAEYVGDPIIAFENAKFYQHNTFNLSQNAALFYTDILTPGYSKEDKTFSYTYMHLLNEVYVDDTLVVFDNMLLDPKKNNVNDIGYMENYTHLGSCYFIHPQVNQKFIDNVYDQIKHFQQEYDCRFGITQLPTHGFTIRILSNKTQVIEKILTTLQSYVLKQIFDRDLDFLRKY
- a CDS encoding aminotransferase class I/II-fold pyridoxal phosphate-dependent enzyme, with product MHGGLTTDPYTGAVTTPIYQTSTYIQDEIGDLRQGYEYSRSANPTRSALEGVIADLEQAQYGFAFGSGMAAITAVIMLLDEGDHLLLNSDVYGGTYRALTKVFTRYGIEVDFIDTTHIDQVEQYIKPETKMLYIETPSNPLLRVTDIQQTAEIAKKYELISVVDNTFMTPYFQNPLVLGIDIVLHSATKYLGGHSDVVSGLVATSDNNLAERIGFIQNSTGGVLGPQDSYLLIRGIKTLGLRMEQIQRNAFAIIEMLQQHQAVEQVFHPSIETHLNHDIHQAQAEGHTGVIAFEVSNIASAKAVIRELQYFTLAESLGAVESLVSVPALMTHASIPKDVREKEGIADGLIRLSVGIEDTEDLVEDLKQSLDKLNK
- a CDS encoding ABC transporter ATP-binding protein → MIEVHNINKSFDKKHILKDINVTFEKGKIVGLIGPSGTGKTTLIQCILGMEKTDTGWVTVNDREIPNRKVLKDIGYMAQSDALYEDLTGKENLKFFAGIYIKKRKYIKERIKSCSEMVQLQDALNQKVSTYSGGMKRRLSLAISFLQDPNILILDEPTVGIDPKLRQAVWQDLEEAKQRNKSILVTTHVLDEASRCDKLLLMNHGKIIASGSPDELKQQYNAKTIEEVFLKMED
- a CDS encoding urease accessory protein UreF translates to MINHAHFRLFQFCDSQVPTGAFSHSFGLETYIQRRTVHDEASFQQWLTLFLNEQLTYADGLTMRLVYDALNHQDEAAILRLDQLLFVQSLPKETRQGSKQMGNRMVKLAQELYDSEWLMWYYTQMKEKKAHLHPAICFTMLGHFLELDIETIIDYYLYQNISSLTQNAVRAIPLGQTAGQRIVHQMIPKMKETRAHILTLDESQLGITAPGLEINQMEHENVNVRIFIS
- a CDS encoding PLP-dependent cysteine synthase family protein, with protein sequence MIGYDLIGNTPLVLLTSFSNEDVQIYAKLEQFNPGGSVKDRLGKFVIERALEKKLINKGDTIVEASAGNTGIGLAISGNHFGIHTVIFVPGGFSEEKISIMQALGAEIKRTDKALGMKGAQNAAKQYEADTGALYINQFENEDNPRTYAHTLAKEITLELPEIDYFVAGVGSGGTFSGVAQYLASFDVESVIVEPEGSILSGGKQHPHDIEGIGSEQWPRFLPRSLVSDIVKVSDKEAFNNVKQLAKKEGLFVGSSSGAALQGALEVKKHINKGVIVIIFPDGSDRYMSKQIFDYKENL
- a CDS encoding thioesterase family protein, producing MTELYIYKNTVQQSWIDHNNHMHDAQYYSVFSDAVVGFFDSIDFTVSYRQNQAVTIFSVEAHISFLKELLLDEAFYIKPYIYDYDQKRVHLFLTMYNLQNERIATYEVIMMCVDNQTRRSTTFPKAIYEKIKSYFDKQQPFEIPKQLGHVIGIPKIKSNI
- a CDS encoding homocysteine synthase, whose product is MTQKSWHLDTLSIHGGQEVDDFSKARAVPIYQTSSYVFDSTDHAQKLFSLAEEGNIYTRIMNPTQNVFEERIAALEGGVGALATSSGQAAIHLALLNIVESGDEIVASSNLYGGTYNLLNVTFKKLGIKVTFVDPSNPENFAHAITDKTKVVYAETIGNPRIDVLDIEAVAKVAHDHDIPLIVDNTFPTPYLLRPFEYGADIIIHSATKFIGGHGTSIGGVIVDSGKFNWDNGKFPGLVEPDSSYHGVSYVNDVGDAAYITKARVQLLRDLGSAVSPFNVHEFLIGLETLHLRLERHSENALRVAQFLEQHPKVTWVNYPGLESNAYYELGQKYLPDGQGAILTFGVDGSVEDIGKFVENLKLFSHLANVGDSKSLVIHPASTTHLQLSPEEQQASGVVPELVRLSVGTEKIDDIISDIDQSFKASLGNA
- the ureG gene encoding urease accessory protein UreG — translated: MSEAIKIGIGGPVGAGKTQLIEKIVKRLSKDMSIGVITNDIYTKEDEKILVNSGVLPEDRIIGVETGGCPHTAIREDASMNFAAIDELIERNDDIELIFIESGGDNLAATFSPELVDFSIYIIDVAQGEKIPRKGGQGMIKSDYFIINKTDLAPYVGASLERMAEDTQIFRAHRPFTFTNLKTDEGLDDVLQWIDQDVLLKGLA
- a CDS encoding ABC transporter permease: MKSLHIAKRIFKQTIRDIRTLMLLLVAPILILSLLYYIFSVSDNTNGVKVGVQNVPQTLVAELHKQDISTQNYTSHKNIADKIKKGELTGFIYQKGGNLHVTLANDNPTESGTLASTNQKWVISHNMGQMKANTNQLQKALRQANTPEVIQTDAGNNDMSKEPMNIKTHYLYGDKDSTYFDMINPILIGFFVFFFTFLISGIGLLKERTSGTLERLLASPIKRSQIIFGYIMGYGLFSIIQTFVVVMFAIYVLNIAVQGPIWLVLVTTILTALVALTFGILLSTFASSEFQMIQFIPLVIVPQVLFAGLIPIASMNVGLQYFAHLMPLFYTGQAMQDVMIKGYGIEDVYMNLAILFGIFVVLLILNIFGMKRYRKV